The following proteins come from a genomic window of Pseudochaenichthys georgianus chromosome 19, fPseGeo1.2, whole genome shotgun sequence:
- the nlrc3 gene encoding NLR family CARD domain-containing protein 3 isoform X1, producing MERRAHYDSILDRSKRITWQDDCYVDLQSTPCSVSSKAETEELGWIQKHQDQLQRFITTSFLEEMMTHLRKMDVLNSAEETKVKEAGRLQDQVNMFTSIVSAKDSQGSDALRAFVQSSDSQVAQLIINHESMVKEHKEALRRRHEQYRDRDSIICPKLNISSRTLLLVDGLSDIQQKEHDLMQVGATRGRKRNHLRQLGLTKLLEPLTRVSLPPRVSLTVGVAGIGKTTWVRHFLRQWSQGAICTDVSFILPFTFCELNSLEKVSAERLVKMAFPHLTDPGLVLSSSCRTLLILDGLDEFRCTLNFSDAAPCSDPKKEVSIDDLVTNIIRGNLLPDVAVWVTSRPGVASLIPGGLVDRVTEIPGFSSKDIQLFLNHHFSERDFSSKIWAHLESNKILMVMCYIPCISWIVADTLMYIMQSETQESLPRTCTELYAHFCSMKAEVGEPRGREPVKMEQLHGTNRKLLGNLGRLAFYGLLKHKYTFSEQDLRAYGIDLLLTQCSLGAGVLVREESALSTTYRFTHLTLQEFLAATFYHISSKRALFDLFSESTMSWPKIGFQNHFKSAFQHSQQAEDGHLDVFVRFLTGLLCPAAIKPLAGLLALGKDDGNQKAWAAGFLQGLLVSGGAVVSLRSVNLAYCLQELQHTELLRSVEEDLQLGSLAGKLTRAHCVVLGYLLHVSAECSEQTNLTGSLNYATVKCLLPQLLYCSFLRLENNHFKDDVMELLGSLLSAKDCHIQKISLAENAISNKGAKALSRALLVNRTLTSLNLRNNNIGSKGAKFLAEALKMNQVLVSINFQNNSIEEEGAQALAEVLHCNRKLVSLNLRKNMVGAGGAKRIAEALKTNRTLTKLILCSNQLGDKGTVALAEALTVNHTLLSLQLQSNSISNKGMTALTKALRLNRGLVSLNLRENSIGVEGAKNMALALHENNSLQDLDLTANLLHDEGVQAIAGAIKVNRGLTSLHLQWNFIKCSATKALANALLTNATIQLLDLQENAIGNEGVVFLAEALKTNMSLRTLCLQGVSASTSGALAMAEALMRNQTLQTLDLRGNSVGMEGAKALANALKSNRSLKSLNLQENSLGMDGAIFIATALKGNHQLTYINLQGNGIGESGAKVISDAIRADAPGCVVDI from the exons ATGGAGAGGAGGGCCCACTACGATTCTATCCTGGATCGAAGCAAACGCATCACGTGGCAGGACGACTGCTACGTGGACCTTCAATCGACACCCTGCTCCGTCTCTTCAAAAGCAGAAACAGAGG AACTTGGCTGGATCCAAAAGCACCAAGACCAGCTGCAACGCTTCATCACAACCTCCTTCCTGGAGGAGATGATGACACACCTGAGAAAGATGGATGTGTTGAATTCAGCTGAAGAGACGAAGGTCAAGGAGGCAGGCCGGCTGCAGGATCAGGTAAACATGTTCACATCCATCGTCTCTGCCAAGGACTCTCAAGGCTCTGACGCTCTGCGGGCCTTCGTTCAGAGCTCAGACTCTCAGGTGGCCCAGCTCATCATcaaccacg AATCCATGGTGAAGGAGCACAAAGAGGCACTCCGACGACGACACGAGCAGTACAGAGACCGAGATTCAATCATCTGCCCCAAACTGAACATCTCCTCCAGGACATTACTTCTGGTTGATGGACTTTCCGACATACAGCAGAAAGAACACGACTTAATGCAGGTCGGGGCGACTCGAGGAAGGAAGAGAAATCATCTCAGACAGCTTGGGCTGACCAAACTCTTGGAGCCTTTGACCCGGGTTAGTTTACCCCCGCGGGTCTCCCTCACAGTCGGGGTGGCTGGTATCGGCAAGACAACCTGGGTCCGACACTTCCTCCGACAGTGGAGCCAAGGAGCCATCTGCACCGATGTGAGCTTCATCTTGCCTTTCACTTTTTGCGAGCTGAACTCCCTGGAGAAAGTCTCTGCTGAGAGGCTGGTGAAAATGGCTTTTCCTCATCTAACGGACCCCGGTCTGGTCCTGAGCAGCTCCTGCCGCACACTGCTCATTCTCGATGGTTTGGACGAATTTCGCTGCACCTTAAATTTCTCCGATGCAGCTCCTTGCAGTGACCCAAAGAAAGAAGTGTCCATCGATGACCTGGTGACTAACATCATCCGGGGGAATCTGCTCCCTGACGTAGCGGTGTGGGTGACCTCCAGGCCTGGGGTGGCCTCACTAATCCCCGGAGGATTGGTTGACAGGGTGACTGAAATCCCAGGATTCAGCTCAAAGGACATCCAGCTCTTCCTAAACCACCACTTCTCCGAGAGGGATTTTTCCAGTAAGATCTGGGCGCACTTGGAGTCCAATAAGATCCTAATGGTGATGTGCTACATACCTTGCATTTCGTGGATAGTAGCAGACACTCTGATGTACATCATGCAGAGTGAAACACAGGAAAGCCTCCCCAGGACGTGTACCGAACTCTACGCTCACTTTTGTTCCATGAAGGCAGAAGTAGGTGAGCCAAGGGGCCGGGAGCCAGTGAAAATGGAGCAGCTTCACGGGACTAATCGCAAACTGCTGGGAAACCTTGGGCGTCTGGCGTTTTACGGGCTCCTCAAACACAAGTACACCTTCAGCGAGCAGGACCTCCGGGCCTACGGGATAGACCTGCTGTTGACCCAGTGCAGTCTGGGGGCTGGAGTTCTTGTTCGGGAGGAGTCGGCCTTGTCCACGACATACCGCTTCACTCACTTGACCCTACAGGAGTTTCTTGCAGCTACTTTCTACCACATCTCCTCCAAGCGGGCACTCTTTGACTTATTCTCAGAGAGCACCATGTCTTGGCCCAAGATCGGTTTCCAGAACCACTTCAAAAGCGCCTTCCAGCACTCGCAGCAGGCGGAGGACGGTCACCTGGACGTGTTTGTGCGCTTCCTGACAGGCCTGCTGTGTCCGGCGGCAATAAAGCCTCTCGCTGGGCTGCTGGCCCTCGGGAAGGACGATGGGAACCAGAAGGCGTGGGCAGCGGGGTTTCTACAGGGTCTGTTGGTCAGTGGGGGGGCGGTGGTGTCCCTGCGGTCGGTCAACCTGGCTTATTGTTTACAGGAGCTGCAGCACACAGAGCTGCTGCGGAGCGTGGAGGAAGACTTGCAGCTGGGCAGCCTGGCAGGGAAGCTAACTCGCGCTCACTGTGTGGTGCTGGGCTACCTGCTGCATGTGTCGGCAGAGTGCAGCGAGCAGACCAACCTCACCGGCTCCCTGAACTACGCCACGGTCAAATGTTTGCTCCCACAGCTGCTGTACTGCAGCTTTCTCAG GTTGGAGAACAATCACTTTAAAGATGATGTTATGGAGCTGCTGGGAAGCCTCCTAAGTGCTAAAGACTGCCATATTCAGAAAATAAG TTTGGCAGAGAATGCCATCAGCAACAAAGGTGCCAAAGCTCTGAGTCGAGCGCTCTTGGTGAACCGGACGCTAACGTCTCTCAA tctcCGGAACAACAACATCGGCTCTAAAGGTGCAAAGTTCCTTGCAGAGGCTCTAAAAATGAACCAAGTCCTGGTATCAATCAA CTTCCAGAACAATTCCATTGAAGAGGAAGGGGCTCAGGCTCTCGCAGAAGTGCTGCATTGCAACCGCAAACTGGTATCTCTGAA CTTACGGAAGAACATGGTTGGAGCTGGAGGAGCCAAAAGGATTGCAGAGGCGCTGAAGACAAACCGGACCCTCACAAAACTGAT TCTTTGTAGTAACCAGCTCGGGGACAAAGGAACAGTGGCTCTCGCCGAGGCTCTGACAGTGAACCACACGCTGCTGTCGCTGCA ACTTCAGAGTAACTCCATCAGCAACAAGGGGATGACGGCGTTAACCAAAGCGCTCCGGCTAAACCGTGGTCTGGTCTCCTTGAA TTTGAGGGAGAACTCCATTGGGGTCGAGGGGGCGAAGAACATGGCCCTCGCCCTCCATGAGAACAACTCGCTTCAGGACCTCGA TCTCACAGCCAACCTCCTGCACGATGAAGGGGTTCAAGCTATAGCTGGTGCGATCAAAGTGAATCGAGGCCTCACCTCTCTGCA TCTCCAGTGGAATTTCATCAAGTGCTCTGCCACTAAAGCTCTGGCCAACGCTCTCCTCACTAATGCCACAATTCAGCTCTTGGA TCTACAGGAGAACGCTATCGGGAATGAAGGCGTCGTCTTTCTTGCCGAAGCCTTGAAAACCAACATGTCTCTGCGTACATTGTG TCTCCAGGGAGTCTCAGCGAGCACAAGTGGCGCCCTGGCAATGGCGGAGGCTCTAATGAGAAACCAAACTCTGCAAACACTGGA TCTACGAGGGAACAGCGTGGGGATGGAGGGAGCGAAGGCTCTGGCCAACGCACTGAAAAGCAACAGAAGCCTCAAGTCTTTGAA TCTGCAGGAGAACTCTCTGGGTATGGATGGAGCCATATTCATTGCAACAGCCTTGAAAGGAAACCACCAATTGACGTACATCAA TCTGCAGGGGAATGGCATTGGGGAATCGGGAGCAAAGGTCATCTCAGACGCTATACGAGCCGACGCACCGGGCTGTGTGGTCGACATCTGA
- the nlrc3 gene encoding NLR family CARD domain-containing protein 3 isoform X2: MVKEHKEALRRRHEQYRDRDSIICPKLNISSRTLLLVDGLSDIQQKEHDLMQVGATRGRKRNHLRQLGLTKLLEPLTRVSLPPRVSLTVGVAGIGKTTWVRHFLRQWSQGAICTDVSFILPFTFCELNSLEKVSAERLVKMAFPHLTDPGLVLSSSCRTLLILDGLDEFRCTLNFSDAAPCSDPKKEVSIDDLVTNIIRGNLLPDVAVWVTSRPGVASLIPGGLVDRVTEIPGFSSKDIQLFLNHHFSERDFSSKIWAHLESNKILMVMCYIPCISWIVADTLMYIMQSETQESLPRTCTELYAHFCSMKAEVGEPRGREPVKMEQLHGTNRKLLGNLGRLAFYGLLKHKYTFSEQDLRAYGIDLLLTQCSLGAGVLVREESALSTTYRFTHLTLQEFLAATFYHISSKRALFDLFSESTMSWPKIGFQNHFKSAFQHSQQAEDGHLDVFVRFLTGLLCPAAIKPLAGLLALGKDDGNQKAWAAGFLQGLLVSGGAVVSLRSVNLAYCLQELQHTELLRSVEEDLQLGSLAGKLTRAHCVVLGYLLHVSAECSEQTNLTGSLNYATVKCLLPQLLYCSFLRLENNHFKDDVMELLGSLLSAKDCHIQKISLAENAISNKGAKALSRALLVNRTLTSLNLRNNNIGSKGAKFLAEALKMNQVLVSINFQNNSIEEEGAQALAEVLHCNRKLVSLNLRKNMVGAGGAKRIAEALKTNRTLTKLILCSNQLGDKGTVALAEALTVNHTLLSLQLQSNSISNKGMTALTKALRLNRGLVSLNLRENSIGVEGAKNMALALHENNSLQDLDLTANLLHDEGVQAIAGAIKVNRGLTSLHLQWNFIKCSATKALANALLTNATIQLLDLQENAIGNEGVVFLAEALKTNMSLRTLCLQGVSASTSGALAMAEALMRNQTLQTLDLRGNSVGMEGAKALANALKSNRSLKSLNLQENSLGMDGAIFIATALKGNHQLTYINLQGNGIGESGAKVISDAIRADAPGCVVDI, translated from the exons ATGGTGAAGGAGCACAAAGAGGCACTCCGACGACGACACGAGCAGTACAGAGACCGAGATTCAATCATCTGCCCCAAACTGAACATCTCCTCCAGGACATTACTTCTGGTTGATGGACTTTCCGACATACAGCAGAAAGAACACGACTTAATGCAGGTCGGGGCGACTCGAGGAAGGAAGAGAAATCATCTCAGACAGCTTGGGCTGACCAAACTCTTGGAGCCTTTGACCCGGGTTAGTTTACCCCCGCGGGTCTCCCTCACAGTCGGGGTGGCTGGTATCGGCAAGACAACCTGGGTCCGACACTTCCTCCGACAGTGGAGCCAAGGAGCCATCTGCACCGATGTGAGCTTCATCTTGCCTTTCACTTTTTGCGAGCTGAACTCCCTGGAGAAAGTCTCTGCTGAGAGGCTGGTGAAAATGGCTTTTCCTCATCTAACGGACCCCGGTCTGGTCCTGAGCAGCTCCTGCCGCACACTGCTCATTCTCGATGGTTTGGACGAATTTCGCTGCACCTTAAATTTCTCCGATGCAGCTCCTTGCAGTGACCCAAAGAAAGAAGTGTCCATCGATGACCTGGTGACTAACATCATCCGGGGGAATCTGCTCCCTGACGTAGCGGTGTGGGTGACCTCCAGGCCTGGGGTGGCCTCACTAATCCCCGGAGGATTGGTTGACAGGGTGACTGAAATCCCAGGATTCAGCTCAAAGGACATCCAGCTCTTCCTAAACCACCACTTCTCCGAGAGGGATTTTTCCAGTAAGATCTGGGCGCACTTGGAGTCCAATAAGATCCTAATGGTGATGTGCTACATACCTTGCATTTCGTGGATAGTAGCAGACACTCTGATGTACATCATGCAGAGTGAAACACAGGAAAGCCTCCCCAGGACGTGTACCGAACTCTACGCTCACTTTTGTTCCATGAAGGCAGAAGTAGGTGAGCCAAGGGGCCGGGAGCCAGTGAAAATGGAGCAGCTTCACGGGACTAATCGCAAACTGCTGGGAAACCTTGGGCGTCTGGCGTTTTACGGGCTCCTCAAACACAAGTACACCTTCAGCGAGCAGGACCTCCGGGCCTACGGGATAGACCTGCTGTTGACCCAGTGCAGTCTGGGGGCTGGAGTTCTTGTTCGGGAGGAGTCGGCCTTGTCCACGACATACCGCTTCACTCACTTGACCCTACAGGAGTTTCTTGCAGCTACTTTCTACCACATCTCCTCCAAGCGGGCACTCTTTGACTTATTCTCAGAGAGCACCATGTCTTGGCCCAAGATCGGTTTCCAGAACCACTTCAAAAGCGCCTTCCAGCACTCGCAGCAGGCGGAGGACGGTCACCTGGACGTGTTTGTGCGCTTCCTGACAGGCCTGCTGTGTCCGGCGGCAATAAAGCCTCTCGCTGGGCTGCTGGCCCTCGGGAAGGACGATGGGAACCAGAAGGCGTGGGCAGCGGGGTTTCTACAGGGTCTGTTGGTCAGTGGGGGGGCGGTGGTGTCCCTGCGGTCGGTCAACCTGGCTTATTGTTTACAGGAGCTGCAGCACACAGAGCTGCTGCGGAGCGTGGAGGAAGACTTGCAGCTGGGCAGCCTGGCAGGGAAGCTAACTCGCGCTCACTGTGTGGTGCTGGGCTACCTGCTGCATGTGTCGGCAGAGTGCAGCGAGCAGACCAACCTCACCGGCTCCCTGAACTACGCCACGGTCAAATGTTTGCTCCCACAGCTGCTGTACTGCAGCTTTCTCAG GTTGGAGAACAATCACTTTAAAGATGATGTTATGGAGCTGCTGGGAAGCCTCCTAAGTGCTAAAGACTGCCATATTCAGAAAATAAG TTTGGCAGAGAATGCCATCAGCAACAAAGGTGCCAAAGCTCTGAGTCGAGCGCTCTTGGTGAACCGGACGCTAACGTCTCTCAA tctcCGGAACAACAACATCGGCTCTAAAGGTGCAAAGTTCCTTGCAGAGGCTCTAAAAATGAACCAAGTCCTGGTATCAATCAA CTTCCAGAACAATTCCATTGAAGAGGAAGGGGCTCAGGCTCTCGCAGAAGTGCTGCATTGCAACCGCAAACTGGTATCTCTGAA CTTACGGAAGAACATGGTTGGAGCTGGAGGAGCCAAAAGGATTGCAGAGGCGCTGAAGACAAACCGGACCCTCACAAAACTGAT TCTTTGTAGTAACCAGCTCGGGGACAAAGGAACAGTGGCTCTCGCCGAGGCTCTGACAGTGAACCACACGCTGCTGTCGCTGCA ACTTCAGAGTAACTCCATCAGCAACAAGGGGATGACGGCGTTAACCAAAGCGCTCCGGCTAAACCGTGGTCTGGTCTCCTTGAA TTTGAGGGAGAACTCCATTGGGGTCGAGGGGGCGAAGAACATGGCCCTCGCCCTCCATGAGAACAACTCGCTTCAGGACCTCGA TCTCACAGCCAACCTCCTGCACGATGAAGGGGTTCAAGCTATAGCTGGTGCGATCAAAGTGAATCGAGGCCTCACCTCTCTGCA TCTCCAGTGGAATTTCATCAAGTGCTCTGCCACTAAAGCTCTGGCCAACGCTCTCCTCACTAATGCCACAATTCAGCTCTTGGA TCTACAGGAGAACGCTATCGGGAATGAAGGCGTCGTCTTTCTTGCCGAAGCCTTGAAAACCAACATGTCTCTGCGTACATTGTG TCTCCAGGGAGTCTCAGCGAGCACAAGTGGCGCCCTGGCAATGGCGGAGGCTCTAATGAGAAACCAAACTCTGCAAACACTGGA TCTACGAGGGAACAGCGTGGGGATGGAGGGAGCGAAGGCTCTGGCCAACGCACTGAAAAGCAACAGAAGCCTCAAGTCTTTGAA TCTGCAGGAGAACTCTCTGGGTATGGATGGAGCCATATTCATTGCAACAGCCTTGAAAGGAAACCACCAATTGACGTACATCAA TCTGCAGGGGAATGGCATTGGGGAATCGGGAGCAAAGGTCATCTCAGACGCTATACGAGCCGACGCACCGGGCTGTGTGGTCGACATCTGA